In the Triticum aestivum cultivar Chinese Spring chromosome 2B, IWGSC CS RefSeq v2.1, whole genome shotgun sequence genome, gttttctttttcaactaaatttaacctctcgacaataggctcggttagaatttccggttcacatacctcctagataaaaacatccatgtcacgttggtcggcataattgtcataaacactaaatgaaacaaatagctATAAacgataatatataccacatccgaatcatggacaggacaagggccgacggaggcagataccaaaaccatcgcactatataataacaaacaataataaaagtaagaacattatacaagtatctatctaaatcatacaagtaagaatttttttcttttagaaagaagataagaatgagaggctcaccacggtggtgccgacaAAGAGATCGACGCGGGCAATCGACGATGGTGAGGACAGGGACGGGACAGGATGGACCGCCAAACCTaaacaaatcttgaggaaaatggagcttggacaaggagcttcaaaaggagaaagcttaagtgtggctcgggcaattcatcgaacacctcatgtgcataggtggtgagctagagcaccacaaatctCTCCCACGGCCGGCCAAAAAAACNNNNNNNNNNNNNNNNNNNNNNNNNNNNNNNNNNNNNNNNNNNNNNNNNNNNNNNNNNNNNNNNNNNNNNNNNNNNNNNNNNNNNNNNNNNNNNNNNNNNNNNNNNNNNNNNNNNNNNNNNNNNNNNNNNNNNNNNNNNNNNNNNNNNNNNNNNNNNNNNNNNNNNNNNNNNNNNNNNNNNNNNNNNNNNNNNNNNNNNNNNNNNNNNNNNNNNNNNNNNNNNNNNNNNNNNNNNNNNNNNNNNNNNNNNNNNNNNNNNNNNNNNNNNNNNNNNNNNNNNNNCCCGGTTTGTGgctaaaaccgggactaaaggacaccctttggtcccggttcaagccaccaaccggaacTAATGGTGGTGGCCAgtagcgaggcccattggtcccgattcgtgtctagaactgggaccaatggcccccgaggcccgaccgatgccctggcctcatgaaccgggactgatgccccctttggtcccggttcatgagtgaaccgggattaatgcccttacCCAGGTCtcaaccaaagccatgttttctactagtgagggggATCAAACAATTCTTCTCTCTTTCCTGGCAAAGCTATGCGATTTTGCCTTGCAACTTTTCTCTACTATGCCTTCATTCTTCTTTTCTTAATCACCATGGCATATCCTATGTCAAATCCATCTGTTTTTTGGTTGAATTCGCTTGAGATCAGAGGGAATCGAGGGAGGGGTTGTTGTTCGTTTTGTACCTGGATATTGGAGGTGCAACGACGGATTCATAAGAGGAGGGCGAGGGACGATGGACTTGGGGCCACTATGATGGAGCAGAGGAGGAGAAGAACAACAAGATAGAGGGAGACAAAAAGAGAGGTTTTTTCCTTGGGAAAGAAGAAGGTGGGCAAGGAAGAGGGTGTTGCTTGATAGTGGGGTTGAGGCAGCAAGTTGAATCCATCATACTCGCTCTCATCGTAGAGGCATTTTTTCTCTCACAATCATCTAACCACACACCTTCACGCACAACGGACTTCTGGTGCGTAAGTTTTATGCTCACTTTGTTGAGCCTCCTAGCGCATACGATCATTCCCGTTTGCGCCCTTGGAGCAAATGTTTCTTCATCTAACCCTAAAGCAAACGTTAGCGTTTTTTTGCATCCTTTTACTAAGTAGATAATGCCCAGCTCGTTGCTACGGAACCTTGCTAAAAAATTATAAAGGTTGCTGCAGAACTATGTGTAAAACTAATGGGAAACACATGTGTgcttcaaaataaaaataaaatacatagggtataaaaagaagaagaagaattgatTGCAACTAAAAGAATGTCATTTCTGAGAAAAATGTGAAATTTAACTACATATATATCAACCCCAAAAcgtattgtcaatacaaaattcaATGCAAAAAAATAACTTATGACTAACATGCATGAATTGATGACATGACGCGCTGCATGCACATAAAATAATGCAAAAGTAATGACTTGCTTATATAGCATGGTTGCAAATCTAGGAAAATAGTGAGttgtagctatttaggaatagaagatttTTGTGATGTGTCTTTTTCCTTTCTACATCCCTTTTTTTATATGTTTATTCTTTTGAGATTTTTTTTAATGTTTTGTTCTGCACCTTCCTGCAAAGGTTctacacgggccatgtgctatatGGCCAGCCCAATTCAGTCCAGTTAATCAAGATTCATGTCTCAAAAAAAAAGGTTAATCAAGATTCTTCTTAAGGCCCACAAAAGAAAATGGCACTACGACGGGCTTAACACTCCCCCTAAAAAAACAATTGTTCACGATCGTCCCCATCTCGCTGCAATCTCCACCGGGTCCAGACACCGGCGATGGCCGCCGCCCTCCGCTCCTCTTCCGCTGCCGCCGTGCACCGCTTCCTCCGCATCTCCCGGTCCACCTTGTCAACGCTCCCGTACGCCTCACGTCCTGCTACGGTGCCGCCTTTCTCTCCCTCGATCACCGCCATCTCAGGTCGTCCTCGCATCGCATCTTGTTGGTTGCTCTCGAAAGTATCATACGTTTGTGTCCGGATTTGCGCCAGTCTCTACTTAGGATCCCGTCCGGTTCGCTCGCTTGTTTAGGCTGTTCGTAGATTGTAAGTGCGGAAGTATTTTAATTGGTACGGATTTTATTTTGAACCTTATTGCTACAAATATTTCAATTTTGATACGCTAGTACTCTGGTGTGGGGACGCGAAGCTATTGTGAATTGGGAAAATGTGTTACAAAGGtagttgaagaaatagaagattGGGGATGTCCATGATATCATGGTTATAGTATCACTAGAGAATGTTAGTTGTCGTATACAGATGTTTACGGTACTACGGTAGACAGTGTTTACAGTTTGCAGCAGGTATAACATGCCAGATGACGGCTCATACGTGTTGTCTTGAAGTGTTCCTGCTACTGTTGCATCAAATGTTGAATTTAGCACTTAATTGTACAATACCTATGTGTGGTTCTGAATTCTGATGTTGCTTCAAGCAAGAATGACTCTTTTTTTGGCTTGCGAGATTTTACTTTGGTTGTAAAGCAACAAGATGAAAAACAAAATCATAGCCTTAGTCTGTAAATTTCAAAGTGTCAATGATGCTTATCCTTATCGGTCTTCATATCTCTGCAATGCTAATATTGTACTTTAGTCAAACTTATACTTGTGCTCACTTAGGTGCCTCCAACTTAAAAAATATCCGTAACACTGGTATAAATTGCAAGGTTTCAATAATGCATATCCTTATCAGTCTTCATATCTCTGCAATGCTAGTATTGTACCGTCCTTAGTCAAACTTATACTTGTGCTCATATAGGTGCTCCACTTAAAAACTATCTGTAATACCGGTATAAATTGTAAGGCATCAATAATGCTTTTCCTTATCAGTCTTCGTTTCTGTGCAGTGGTACCTTAGTCAAACTTGTGCTCATGTATTATCCCCTGTGCTCATTGTTGATTAAATTTTGCATGTTGTAAAGGTGGCTACAATGCTTTCTCATGGAACTTCAGGCGCTTGCTCAGTTCAAATGAAAAACATATGCCTGCAATGTCTGACCCACAAATTGAATCTGCTCTTAAGGATTTGATGGCTGCGAGCTGGAGTGAACTTCCACATTCTCTTGTAGAGGAAGCAAAGAAAACAGTATCCAAATCCACTGATGATGCAGCAGGTCAAGAGGCTTTGAAAAATGTATTTCGTGCAGctgaggcatgtgaagaatttggtgGAGTTTTAGTTACCCTAAGAATGGCCCTGGATGATCTTTGTGGTCTAACAGGCGAGGTTGGTACTTAATTGTCTCTATTCCCTCGTTCATGTACTGCTGAGTTTGAACTCTTACCAAGCCTAACTCTTGCAGAACGTGGGCCCTTTGCCTGGTTATGTAGAAGATGCTGTTAAGTCCACATATAATAGGTACATGACATATCTGGAATCCTTTGGGCCTGATGAACATTTTCTACGAAAGAAGGTGGAAAATGAGTTGGGTACCAAAATGATTCACCTTAAAATGAGATGCAGTGGCATAGGATCCGAGTGGGGAAAGGTAAGTCCATTCTGAATGTTACTTGCCCCACCAGTATGGTTAATTCAATACCAGCTTTTGCTGTAGAACTTGTATGTTTGAGACATCCATGCCTTTCTCAGTCAAACAGTGTTGTATGTGCTATGATGGGCATTTTTTTTAGTTCGTTTAGGATGATGTTCAGCGGTTGCCTTTTGTTGTTGGCGTGTATATAGTATTATCATACTCCTAAAGATGTTTTAGCTGAGGTAGTTTTTGCTATTTCTTCTATTTTTGTCACAAAAAAGAGAGCAACATTAAACAGTATATTGgagttggctctgtttttcctttATTTTGGTGAACCAAATGAGTCGTATAAATGGAGAATGTATTGTTTAGTTTTTTTGAAAGAAATACATGGAACAGATTAATGACAGAACACTTGAAATTTGTCTACCAAACTCGTATCCTTCAACTATGACCATCAcccatttcattttatttttaaaGCATGCTGAAAAATTCCACTACACATGTAAGTTCTTTTGCTAAGTTTGGTACAAATTATGCTTCCCAGAAATATGTTGATGTGTTTAATCAGTTTATCCTAGAGGGATTTGATTTGTCCCCGTAAGAACGCCTTCCTCTTATCTGGAATGAACTAACAACACGTACATAAAATCAGCTCTTGGGTGACCTCCAGGCAAATCCTGGTTATTGAGTTTAGTCCGAATTACCTCGGTTCGGGCTAATTTGTACTCGTTTTCAAGTTTGTAACTTCTAACATGTCTGCCTTCCGAATGTTTTAGCATAAGATAAATGAAAGACAGCCATTTTTTGCTGATTTCGGCCAGGCGTTGTCTTGTCCTCTACATTTTTTCCCAATATATATCCCATAACCACTACAAACTGGCCATTTCATGAAGCCTACCAAATCTTGCTAAACCAGCCTGTACAACTGATTCTGTAGATATTGCCCTCCCGTAGTTATAGCATCTCTCTTCCTGGATTGTACTTGTTGAAAATACTTTTATTCAGTACTCCTTACTCCTGATGTGATTATTTTACTTGCAGATCACCCTGATAGGTACCTCAGGGATCTCTGGGTCCTATGTTGAGCTAAGGGCGTGAGGGAAGTCCGCAAATTAGAGCAGTGGCAGAACATGGATGGATTGAAGCAAAGCTGCTTCATCAGAATGAGGTGTTGAATATCGTTTCCATTTCCTTTGTAGCTAGCGTGCCAATAACGATGAAATCATCACACGTACATGCCAACCTGCATTAAATCTTTGTGCGCCAAGCTGCTGTAATAATAGCAAGTCCCTGGTTCATGTTAATTTTGTTTCACTCCTGGATGCTTTATGGTGCGTGTGAAACATGATGCTTCTCTTCATTTATACTTCATGGAtagaaaatgtgattttttttatgtattgaatttgttaaaaagtactccctccatcccataatgtaagaccatTTTGCAAgctgtgggacggagggagtagtacaaaaTATGTACTCAAGAAAGAAGATCTTGATTCGTGTGTCTATTTATATAACCTCCATGTTTATAGATAAATAACTTGAGTTTTTTTTTGCGGCGTTATAAATAACTTGAGTTGGGCTGAAGATATTCACATGCTGCTGGAGACCATTGTGTATATAAAGATTTAGACAATgcgcatctccaacggcaaccgcaaatttcctcccgcatccatCCGGACAGGGACCAATCCGTGGACACGGATGCGGAAGGTAGTCATTCAACAGTAATCCAACTGTACCTGCATACACTTTCACAACAATTTGAAGCAATTGGACGATATACGTTCAAACAAGTCTGGATTTCATTACAAATACATCAAAGTGGTGCTAGGTGGGCTCTGAGGTATAATTAATACCTTATCTAAATGCCTGATCAtttatttcatataaacatgacggattttaTTCTAAATACATCAAAGCGGTGCTAGGTGGGCTTGAGGTATAATTAATATCTAATCTAAATGCCTTATCTAAATGATCGCCGGCGTCTGGTTCCCGTGTTCGGCCATCAACCCCGAGAACTGAAACTTCACAGTTTCGAGTTCCGCCTCGGCGCTCTCTGGCTCCGCCTCCGGAGCCTCGGGAACTGAAGTTATCTGTCTCCACATCGTCGCCAAGCGACTAGTCGTCCGAAGATGCtcagcccaccaagcttggcgtcgatgggaggggaggagcggtggccttccggAGACACGAGCGAGGGCGACCTACCGTGCAATACTCTTCCTTGTTGCCGGCGGCGCCCGCGGACgtgtcgggttctttgtgtcggGGAACgccgtaatttcaaaaaaaaatctacgatcacgcaagatctatctaggtgatgcatagcaacgagaggggagagtgtgtccacatacgctcgtagaccgaaagcggaagcgtttcaataacgcggttgatgtagtcgaacttcttcgcgatccaactgatcaagtaccgaatgcacggcacctccgtgttcagcacacattcaactcgatgacgtccctcgtgctcttgatccagttgaggacgagggtgagtttcgtcagcacgatggcgtagcGACGATGCTGATGatgctactggcgcagggcttcgtctaagcactatgatggtatgatcgaggtgtgtaactgcggatgggggcaccgcacacggttaagagaaacttgtgtgttctagggtgcccccctacccccgtatataaaggagcaagggggaggtcgcCCGGCTCCTAGAGGCgcgcccaaggagagggagtcctactaggactactagtcgtAGTAGGATTCCATcacaagggagagagggggaaggaaggagagggagagggagtaggaaaggggggcgccgccccccttcccttgtcctattcggactccaaggggggggggcatggcctgccccggctgctctcctatctctccactaaggcccatggtggcccattagttcccccggggggttccgataacccctccggcactccggttttacccgaaacttcccggaactcttccggtgtccgaataacatggtccaatatatcaatctttatgtctcgaccattttaagactcctcgtcacatccatgatctcatctggaactccgaacaaacttcggtcatccaaaacacataactcataatacatatcgtcatcgaacattaagcgtgcggaccctacgagttcaagaattatgtagacatgaccaagacacatctccggtcaataaccaatagcggaacttggaagctcatattggctcctacatattctacgaagatctttatcggtcaaaccgcataacaacattcgttgttccctttgtcatcggtatgttacttgcccgagattcgatcgtcagtatcatcatacatagttcaatctcgttaccggcaagtccctttactcgttctgtaatatttcatcccgcaactaactcattagtcacaatgcttgcaaggtttatagtgatgagcattaccgagagggcccagagatacctctcggaaacacggaatgacaaatcctaatctcgatctatgccaacccaacaaaacaccttcagagacacctatagagcatctttataatcacccatttacgttgtgatgtttgatagcacacaaggtgttcctccggtattcgggagttgcataatctcatagtctgaggaacatgtataagtcatgaagaaagcaatatcaatgaaactgtaacgatcataatgctaagctaacggatgggtcatgtccatcacatcattctcctaatgatgtgacaccgtttatcaaatgacaacacatgtctatggctaggaaacataaccatctttgattaacgagctagtcaagtagaggcatactaggggacactatgttttgtctatgtattcacacatgtactatgtttccagttaatacaattctagcatgaataataaacatttatcatgaaataaggaaatgaataataactttattattgcctctagggcatatttccttcagtctcccacttgcactagagtcaataatctaggttacaaagtaatgattctaacacccatggagttttggtgttgatcatgttttgctcgtggaagagacttagtcaacgggtctgcaacattcagatccatatgtatcttgcaaatctctatgtccccctccgacacttgatgacggatggaattgaagcatctcttgatgtgcttggttctcttgtgaaatctggattcctttgccaaggcaattgcatcagtattgcaacaaaagattttcattggacccgattgatacgtctccatcgtatctactttttcaaacacttttgcccttgttttggactct is a window encoding:
- the LOC123045440 gene encoding succinate dehydrogenase subunit 5, mitochondrial yields the protein MAAALRSSSAAAVHRFLRISRSTLSTLPYASRPATVPPFSPSITAISGGYNAFSWNFRRLLSSNEKHMPAMSDPQIESALKDLMAASWSELPHSLVEEAKKTVSKSTDDAAGQEALKNVFRAAEACEEFGGVLVTLRMALDDLCGLTGENVGPLPGYVEDAVKSTYNRYMTYLESFGPDEHFLRKKVENELGTKMIHLKMRCSGIGSEWGKITLIGTSGISGSYVELRA